The proteins below come from a single Campylobacter sp. CCUG 57310 genomic window:
- a CDS encoding isoaspartyl peptidase/L-asparaginase family protein — MKFFSLTKTAMVAASIVALSFLSLNAGEKFTPLIVIHGGTSKLDLSQDEFMLRAEPMKKALKAGQAVLEKGGTAMDAVTAAIIILEDDPNLNAGKGAVFTSDGFNELDASIMDGATKKAGGVAMSRHIKNPILGARLVMEKTWHTLIAGEGADKLAKANGLEMVEQEYYFTQKRYDQLKKAKEKQQLMLMKDDDKSDKLAALKDKAEPYLGTVGAIALDKNGNLAAATSTGGMTNKMTGRIGDSPIIGSGTYADNDSVAVSCTGTGDIYMRVNAAHEVSAHYKYAGGDVQKAAENAIKQVDALGGSGGIISIDKNGKIGFAWTKHKLGMYHGEAKVGSEPIVHWPVGK; from the coding sequence ATGAAATTTTTTAGTTTAACCAAAACTGCAATGGTTGCAGCTAGTATTGTTGCATTAAGCTTTTTAAGCCTTAATGCCGGTGAGAAATTTACTCCACTAATTGTAATTCACGGGGGCACAAGCAAACTTGATCTATCCCAAGATGAATTTATGCTTCGTGCAGAACCGATGAAAAAGGCTCTTAAAGCAGGCCAAGCAGTCCTTGAAAAAGGCGGAACAGCGATGGATGCGGTAACGGCCGCTATAATCATCTTGGAAGATGATCCGAATTTAAATGCGGGCAAAGGAGCTGTTTTTACTTCAGATGGATTTAACGAACTTGACGCTTCTATCATGGACGGTGCAACTAAAAAAGCGGGTGGAGTGGCTATGTCAAGACATATCAAAAACCCTATTTTAGGCGCGCGCCTTGTGATGGAAAAGACTTGGCACACGCTTATAGCTGGCGAAGGGGCGGACAAGCTAGCCAAAGCAAACGGGCTTGAAATGGTCGAGCAAGAGTATTATTTCACGCAAAAAAGATACGATCAGCTCAAAAAAGCCAAAGAAAAACAACAACTCATGCTTATGAAAGATGACGATAAGAGCGATAAACTCGCAGCATTAAAAGATAAAGCCGAGCCTTATCTTGGCACGGTAGGAGCGATCGCACTTGATAAAAACGGCAATCTTGCCGCAGCAACAAGCACCGGCGGCATGACAAACAAGATGACAGGACGTATCGGAGATAGTCCTATCATAGGCTCAGGAACTTATGCGGATAACGATTCTGTAGCAGTTTCATGCACAGGCACCGGAGATATCTATATGCGAGTAAATGCGGCTCACGAAGTTTCAGCCCACTACAAATACGCTGGCGGCGATGTGCAAAAAGCTGCCGAAAATGCTATAAAACAAGTAGATGCTCTAGGCGGAAGCGGCGGCATAATCTCAATTGACAAAAACGGCAAAATCGGCTTTGCTTGGACAAAACATAAGCTAGGAATGTATCACGGTGAAGCAAAAGTAGGGTCTGAACCTATCGTGCATTGGCCTGTCGGCAAATGA
- a CDS encoding tetratricopeptide repeat protein, producing MKKLALTLFLVFSCLSVAQAGPNHNNGLAAKSKGQWKDAEHYFKLGCYKEKVDSSCKELGQLYEFGKGSDVKKDSGLAKQAYEKCCEISFGKRSDCCNKVKDKTAVSPEKGCENGDASACIDYAYEKQDIKYYQKACDLGSNLGCLWTGYSYTEGKNGAQHDPKKGFEIFSKLCSSGYDDGCKFVAMGYRDGKGVEKNIDKAIEILSQICGGDKFDGCAKLGEIYQDDKYGKKDEIKAFEYYLLAFKKKDHEASGKYVKDKNNAAKACEAKIAIGCEYAGSAYYQEKQFAKAVEYFDKGCEHGLVESCLFAGYTYQMPPAESGVAKDLEKAKIYFKKGCDIGSAQCCSALESIK from the coding sequence ATGAAAAAGTTAGCTTTAACCCTGTTTTTAGTATTTAGTTGCTTGTCGGTAGCACAAGCCGGACCAAATCACAACAACGGGCTAGCGGCAAAATCCAAAGGTCAGTGGAAAGATGCGGAGCACTACTTCAAGCTAGGTTGCTATAAAGAAAAAGTTGATTCTTCTTGTAAAGAGCTTGGGCAGCTTTATGAGTTCGGAAAGGGCTCTGATGTCAAAAAAGATTCTGGGCTTGCAAAGCAGGCTTATGAAAAATGCTGCGAGATATCATTTGGCAAAAGATCCGATTGCTGCAATAAAGTAAAAGATAAAACAGCCGTAAGCCCTGAAAAAGGTTGTGAAAACGGCGATGCATCAGCTTGTATAGACTACGCCTATGAAAAACAAGACATCAAATACTACCAAAAAGCTTGCGATTTGGGCTCAAATTTAGGATGTTTATGGACTGGATATTCATACACTGAAGGCAAAAACGGCGCGCAGCACGATCCTAAAAAGGGCTTTGAGATATTTTCAAAACTTTGCAGTAGTGGCTACGATGACGGTTGCAAATTCGTAGCGATGGGCTATAGAGACGGCAAAGGTGTCGAGAAAAACATAGACAAAGCGATCGAAATTCTAAGCCAAATTTGCGGGGGCGATAAATTTGACGGATGCGCAAAGCTGGGCGAAATTTACCAAGACGACAAATACGGCAAAAAAGACGAGATAAAGGCGTTTGAGTATTATTTGCTAGCCTTTAAAAAAAAAGATCATGAAGCTTCAGGAAAATACGTAAAAGATAAAAACAATGCCGCAAAAGCTTGCGAAGCCAAGATCGCCATTGGATGCGAATACGCAGGCTCTGCATACTATCAAGAAAAGCAATTTGCCAAAGCGGTGGAGTATTTTGACAAGGGCTGCGAACACGGCTTAGTCGAATCATGCCTATTTGCAGGCTACACATACCAGATGCCGCCTGCTGAAAGCGGGGTCGCAAAAGATCTTGAAAAGGCTAAAATTTACTTCAAAAAAGGCTGCGATATAGGCTCGGCTCAATGCTGTAGCGCGCTAGAATCTATAAAATAA
- a CDS encoding UDP-N-acetylmuramate dehydrogenase, whose product MTRLIDFSKFTSVKIGGMHEVLLIDSTQDDTQGRVIIGSGNNLLVSPSPAPMAILSDKFDYIKLESEILEIGAATKSGKIYNFAKKHDLAGFEFLQNIPGTLGGMIKMNAGLCGISMSDNLLEMRLKQGWVKKEEIKFAYRYCELNEIVFAAKFKATKGFNAALASEFALKRSNQPKGASFGSCFVNPTGDYAGRLIEAVGLKGHVIGGAKFSEKHANFLINFDNASFDDAINLINLAKKLVLEKFGLELKTEVVII is encoded by the coding sequence ATGACTAGGCTTATTGATTTTTCTAAATTTACTTCCGTTAAAATCGGCGGCATGCACGAGGTTTTGCTCATAGATAGCACGCAAGATGATACGCAAGGACGCGTGATAATAGGTAGCGGAAACAACCTTTTAGTTTCGCCAAGCCCTGCACCGATGGCGATTTTAAGCGATAAATTTGACTATATAAAGCTTGAAAGCGAAATTTTAGAGATAGGTGCTGCTACAAAGAGTGGTAAAATTTATAATTTTGCTAAAAAGCACGATCTAGCGGGCTTTGAGTTTTTGCAAAATATCCCGGGCACGCTTGGAGGAATGATTAAGATGAATGCGGGGCTTTGTGGAATTTCCATGAGTGACAATCTGCTTGAGATGCGTTTAAAACAAGGCTGGGTAAAAAAAGAAGAGATAAAATTTGCTTATAGATATTGTGAGCTAAACGAAATTGTTTTTGCAGCCAAATTTAAAGCAACAAAAGGCTTTAACGCTGCACTTGCAAGCGAATTTGCGCTTAAACGCTCAAACCAGCCAAAAGGAGCCAGCTTTGGAAGCTGCTTTGTAAATCCAACTGGCGATTACGCAGGCAGACTTATCGAAGCCGTCGGGTTAAAAGGGCACGTTATCGGCGGAGCAAAATTTAGCGAAAAGCACGCAAATTTCTTGATAAATTTTGATAATGCAAGCTTTGATGATGCAATAAATCTCATAAATTTAGCCAAAAAACTAGTGCTGGAAAAATTCGGCCTAGAACTAAAAACGGAAGTTGTTATAATTTAG
- the fliQ gene encoding flagellar biosynthesis protein FliQ yields the protein MQSTLIELGIETFKTALYLSFPMLLAGLSAGLIISIFQATTQINEMTLSFVPKIILVVVVIIFLMPWMVSMMVDFTIRMIEFIPHFVQ from the coding sequence ATGCAATCAACCCTAATCGAACTGGGCATAGAGACCTTTAAAACCGCGCTTTATCTAAGCTTTCCCATGCTTTTAGCAGGTCTAAGCGCGGGTCTTATCATCAGCATTTTTCAAGCGACTACGCAGATAAACGAGATGACGCTAAGCTTCGTGCCAAAGATCATCCTCGTAGTCGTCGTTATCATATTTCTCATGCCTTGGATGGTAAGCATGATGGTTGATTTTACTATCCGAATGATTGAGTTTATCCCGCATTTCGTGCAATGA
- a CDS encoding menaquinone biosynthesis family protein: MRHFKDISVAHSPDADDIFMYMAIKFGWVDSTNLRFSNLALDIQTLNEEALKGTYDATAISFGLYPLIRDNYALLRCAVSFGEGYGPKLVKKKDKILKRNFKVALSGKHTTNALLFRVAYPEVRIVYKNFLEIENAVLSGEVDAGVLIHESILTFSDGLCVEREIWDIWQEFSGGDLPLPLGGMAVRRSLPITDAIECERVLTKAVKIATEHKPFLSHMLMERNLIRVDKEKLKIYLNLYANDSSISMNETQLNAVNKLFEIGYKHGFYDELIDARDYLVPTEYNDVRFS; the protein is encoded by the coding sequence TTGAGACATTTTAAAGATATTAGCGTAGCGCATTCACCCGATGCGGACGATATTTTTATGTATATGGCGATAAAATTCGGCTGGGTTGATTCTACAAATTTGCGTTTTAGCAACCTTGCTTTAGATATCCAAACGCTTAACGAAGAGGCGCTTAAAGGCACTTACGACGCTACTGCGATTAGTTTTGGATTATATCCGCTTATAAGGGATAACTATGCCTTGCTTCGGTGCGCGGTTAGTTTCGGAGAGGGATACGGACCAAAACTGGTAAAGAAAAAAGATAAAATTCTAAAACGAAATTTCAAGGTCGCACTCTCAGGCAAACACACCACAAACGCGCTTTTGTTTCGTGTGGCATATCCTGAGGTGCGCATAGTTTATAAAAATTTCTTAGAGATAGAAAATGCCGTTTTAAGCGGCGAAGTTGATGCAGGGGTGCTCATACACGAAAGTATCTTAACCTTTAGCGACGGGCTTTGCGTAGAGCGTGAAATTTGGGATATATGGCAGGAGTTTTCAGGCGGGGATCTACCTCTTCCGCTTGGGGGCATGGCCGTTCGTCGCTCACTTCCCATAACCGACGCCATAGAGTGCGAGCGAGTGCTTACCAAAGCCGTTAAAATCGCAACCGAGCATAAGCCGTTTTTATCTCACATGCTCATGGAGCGAAATTTGATCCGAGTCGATAAAGAAAAGCTTAAAATTTATCTGAATTTATATGCAAACGATAGCTCCATATCGATGAATGAAACACAACTAAACGCCGTAAACAAGCTGTTTGAGATAGGCTACAAGCACGGCTTTTACGATGAATTAATCGATGCGCGCGACTATCTGGTGCCAACTGAATACAACGACGTAAGGTTTAGCTAA
- a CDS encoding tetratricopeptide repeat protein, which produces MKFKILTAILAAFAINCFAEVPQDVVNRYFELTDNGKFKEAIDLMMPYAEQKDDDAELKVGYAYEAGLKNYKDGMMWYKRSADRGNPVAKSNLANIYYHMFDYKQAFKLYEQADKQNYAPAAYMLGIIYYDEQGDIKIGRDLVKAANYFKKAADLGHAGGGQYMLGICYMNAHGVAQDLKEAKRLFTLAAKNGNKRAEEMLNKIN; this is translated from the coding sequence ATGAAATTTAAAATTTTAACCGCGATACTTGCCGCTTTTGCCATTAACTGCTTTGCCGAGGTTCCCCAAGATGTTGTGAATAGATATTTTGAGCTTACGGATAACGGCAAATTTAAAGAGGCGATTGATCTCATGATGCCTTATGCCGAGCAAAAGGATGATGACGCCGAGCTTAAAGTAGGCTATGCTTATGAAGCGGGGCTTAAAAACTACAAAGACGGCATGATGTGGTATAAAAGATCGGCAGATAGAGGAAATCCCGTGGCTAAGTCGAATTTGGCGAATATTTATTATCATATGTTTGATTATAAGCAGGCCTTTAAGCTATATGAACAAGCAGATAAGCAAAACTACGCACCTGCAGCTTATATGCTGGGTATTATCTACTACGACGAACAAGGCGATATAAAAATCGGAAGAGACTTAGTAAAGGCGGCGAATTATTTTAAAAAGGCGGCTGATTTAGGACATGCGGGGGGGGGTCAGTATATGCTTGGAATTTGCTACATGAACGCCCACGGTGTAGCTCAGGATCTAAAAGAGGCTAAAAGACTTTTTACTCTTGCGGCTAAAAATGGAAACAAACGGGCTGAGGAGATGCTTAATAAAATTAATTGA
- the recA gene encoding recombinase RecA, translating into MAAEKDDKKKLTPLESESDKKKALDLALKQIDKAFGKGTMVRLGDRQVEPIDSIATGSIGLDLALGIGGVPKGRVIEIYGPESSGKTTLTLHIIAEAQKAGGICAFVDAEHALDVKYASNLGVDTDNLYISQPDFGEQALDIVETLARSGAIDLIVVDSVAALTPKSEIEGDMGDQHVGLQARLMSQALRKLTGIVHKMKTTVIFINQIRMKIGAMGYGTPETTTGGNALKFYSSVRLDVRKIATLKQNEEPIGNRTKVKVVKNKVAPPFKTAEFDIMFGEGISKEGEIIDYGVKLDIVDKSGAWFSYNASKLGQGRENAKAYLKENPEVVDEIVAAIKGSMGIEHIISGGGKDDEDSQETGDE; encoded by the coding sequence ATGGCAGCTGAAAAAGACGACAAGAAAAAGTTAACCCCCCTAGAATCCGAATCCGACAAAAAGAAAGCTCTTGATCTGGCGTTAAAGCAGATCGATAAAGCTTTTGGTAAGGGCACTATGGTGCGCCTTGGAGATAGGCAAGTAGAGCCTATAGACTCGATAGCTACGGGCTCGATCGGACTTGATCTGGCTCTTGGTATAGGCGGCGTTCCAAAGGGTAGGGTTATAGAAATTTATGGACCTGAAAGCTCGGGAAAGACGACTTTAACGCTTCATATCATCGCCGAAGCTCAAAAAGCGGGCGGAATTTGCGCATTTGTCGATGCGGAGCATGCTCTTGACGTGAAATACGCTTCAAATTTAGGCGTTGATACGGATAATCTTTACATATCTCAACCCGATTTTGGCGAGCAAGCTCTTGATATCGTAGAGACTCTTGCAAGAAGCGGAGCGATCGATCTTATCGTAGTTGATAGCGTCGCCGCACTTACGCCAAAAAGCGAGATAGAGGGCGATATGGGTGATCAGCATGTAGGACTTCAAGCAAGACTTATGAGCCAAGCCTTAAGAAAGCTAACCGGAATCGTGCATAAGATGAAAACCACCGTCATCTTCATCAACCAAATTCGTATGAAGATAGGCGCTATGGGGTATGGTACGCCTGAGACTACAACAGGTGGAAATGCGCTTAAATTTTACTCTTCCGTTCGTCTTGACGTTCGTAAAATCGCGACCCTTAAACAAAATGAAGAACCTATCGGCAACCGAACGAAAGTAAAAGTAGTGAAAAACAAAGTTGCGCCTCCGTTTAAAACGGCTGAATTTGACATAATGTTTGGCGAAGGAATCAGCAAAGAAGGCGAGATAATCGACTACGGCGTTAAGCTTGATATAGTCGATAAAAGCGGCGCTTGGTTTAGTTACAATGCGAGCAAACTCGGTCAAGGCAGAGAAAATGCCAAGGCGTATTTAAAAGAAAATCCTGAAGTGGTCGATGAGATCGTAGCTGCGATAAAAGGATCTATGGGAATTGAACACATTATAAGCGGCGGCGGCAAAGATGACGAAGATAGTCAAGAAACAGGAGATGAATGA
- the eno gene encoding phosphopyruvate hydratase, whose product MIFVDDVTAIEVLDSRGNPTVRATVALSDGTIASAVVPSGASTGKREALELRDKDSRYCGKGVLKAVSNVNEAIAEAIIGLNAYDQKSIDDEMKRLDGTDNYSNLGANAVLGVSMAVARAAAKSLNMPLYRYLGGANASVLPVPMFNIINGGAHANNSVDFQEFMIMPFGFEKFSDALRAAAEIYQVLKGILNELGHSTAVGDEGGFAPNLKDNEEPLKIIMQAIEKAGYKPGEQIKLALDVAASELYKAGSYELEGKKFSSEELIEYYAKLCDKYPIFSIEDGLSEDDWDGWAKLTARLGSKVQLVGDDLFVTNEKILREGIKKGVANAILIKPNQIGSVSETMQTIRLAQRKGYRCVMSHRSGESEDSFIADFAVAMNTGQIKTGATSRSERNAKYNRLLEIELETDEFLGNEI is encoded by the coding sequence ATGATTTTTGTAGATGATGTTACGGCGATAGAAGTTTTAGACAGTAGAGGAAATCCGACTGTGCGCGCTACGGTTGCGCTAAGCGACGGGACGATTGCAAGCGCTGTCGTACCAAGCGGAGCTAGTACCGGCAAGCGCGAGGCTTTAGAGCTTAGGGATAAGGATAGTAGATATTGTGGCAAGGGCGTGTTAAAAGCGGTTAGCAACGTAAATGAAGCTATAGCCGAAGCGATAATCGGGCTAAACGCTTACGATCAAAAATCAATCGATGATGAGATGAAGAGGCTTGACGGGACCGATAATTACTCAAATTTAGGCGCAAATGCCGTGCTTGGCGTATCTATGGCGGTTGCTAGAGCGGCTGCAAAAAGCTTAAATATGCCTCTTTATCGCTATCTTGGCGGAGCGAATGCAAGCGTGCTTCCCGTGCCGATGTTTAACATCATAAACGGCGGAGCGCACGCAAATAACAGCGTGGATTTTCAAGAATTTATGATTATGCCTTTCGGGTTTGAGAAATTTAGCGATGCCCTAAGAGCCGCGGCTGAAATTTATCAGGTTTTAAAAGGAATTTTAAACGAGCTTGGACACAGCACCGCAGTTGGCGATGAGGGCGGATTTGCACCGAATTTAAAGGATAATGAAGAGCCTCTTAAGATCATAATGCAAGCGATTGAAAAAGCTGGATATAAGCCGGGCGAGCAGATAAAACTGGCTCTTGACGTGGCTGCAAGTGAGCTTTATAAAGCGGGCTCTTACGAGCTTGAAGGCAAGAAATTTAGTTCCGAAGAGCTTATAGAATACTACGCAAAACTTTGCGATAAGTATCCGATATTTTCTATTGAAGACGGACTTAGCGAGGATGATTGGGACGGTTGGGCGAAGCTCACGGCTAGACTTGGAAGCAAGGTTCAGCTGGTAGGAGACGATCTTTTCGTAACTAATGAGAAAATTTTACGAGAGGGCATTAAAAAAGGCGTTGCAAACGCGATTTTAATCAAGCCAAATCAGATAGGAAGCGTAAGTGAAACTATGCAAACTATCCGCTTAGCGCAACGCAAGGGCTATCGCTGCGTCATGAGTCATAGAAGCGGCGAGAGTGAAGATAGCTTTATAGCTGATTTTGCCGTAGCGATGAATACGGGTCAGATAAAAACGGGCGCAACCTCAAGAAGCGAAAGAAACGCCAAATACAACCGCTTGCTTGAGATCGAGCTTGAGACGGATGAATTTTTAGGAAATGAAATTTGA
- a CDS encoding septum formation initiator: MSEILKEYDENEIKRSYSFKTIVKIIGLLLCVALFGIYVGNIMFGKRSLDVMLGLQDQKEQLKKDVEILKKRNAELQKSFFELKELEPQDSK; this comes from the coding sequence TTGAGTGAAATTTTAAAGGAGTATGACGAGAACGAGATAAAGAGATCATACTCTTTTAAAACTATTGTTAAGATTATCGGATTGCTTCTTTGTGTGGCTCTTTTTGGCATATATGTGGGAAATATAATGTTTGGCAAGAGGTCTTTAGATGTAATGCTGGGGCTTCAGGATCAAAAAGAGCAGCTTAAAAAAGATGTGGAAATTTTAAAAAAGCGCAATGCCGAGCTTCAAAAGTCGTTTTTTGAGCTAAAAGAGCTTGAACCGCAAGATAGTAAATAA